A stretch of Desulfobacter hydrogenophilus DNA encodes these proteins:
- a CDS encoding glycosyltransferase: MMKIDLHVHSKFSKRPSQWVLQKISCPESFTDPMLVYNTAKAKGMSLVTISDHNTIEGALEIAHLPDTYISEEITSYFPEDGCKMHVLAQNITEAQHDEVQKIRTNIFDLVAYLNDENIINIIAHPLYSVNDRLTINHFEQMLLLFKNFELNGARNERQNQILTQVLRKLTPMDIERLSNLYDYQPLFDTPWKKNLTGGSDDHSGLNIARTFTAVDNATNLDAFMAGILNGKSRAVSDPSTPQTMAHNLYGIAYQFYANRFNLGRHTGKDQLLKFLDQSLMPVSRVDNGIMSRFYSFLSKRKNCRDNTKSASMKNLIRKETERLFAENPDLMNIARAQSKKIRLGASLEKQEQHREKLWFDFVNQLSNKVLSHTGDLLLGQASGANLFNIFQTIGSVGGLYSLLAPYFVAFVHFAKDNEINTAVLNRFAGYRNGMKTPKSKVKLGHFTDTFYDVNGVAQTLQQQVQAALKNDKHLTIITCDAQAEQTGDGVKNFTPMGVYEIPEYTEQKMYYPPFLEMLNYCYHQGFTHIHSATPGPIGLAALAIAKLLKRPLTATYHTQFPQYAQYLTGDDFIEGLTWKFMIWYYDQMDQIYVSSQNSFDELTERGIKAEKIRIMPRGINTEIFHPSKHCDILTSNFGVNEDALKFLYVGRVSKEKNLPLLVDAFKTLCTTSNKVHLTVVGDGPYADEMKSMLKDYPVTFTGYLSGEPLCRVYASADLFVFPSTTDTFGNVVLEAQASGLPVIVSDLGGPCENMLDRETGIIVKSDDGTALLSAMQELIIKPGLRSQMSQRAREYMEDRSFENAFIQSWKFYKKMDTPASVEKFSKAV, translated from the coding sequence ATGATGAAAATAGATCTTCATGTGCACTCCAAGTTTTCCAAGCGACCGTCCCAGTGGGTCCTGCAGAAAATCAGCTGTCCTGAAAGTTTCACGGACCCCATGCTGGTATATAATACTGCCAAGGCAAAGGGTATGTCCCTTGTGACCATATCCGACCATAACACCATTGAAGGTGCCCTTGAAATTGCCCATCTGCCGGACACCTATATCTCCGAGGAGATCACCTCCTATTTTCCCGAAGACGGGTGCAAGATGCATGTGCTGGCCCAGAACATCACCGAAGCCCAGCATGATGAAGTCCAAAAAATTCGAACAAACATCTTTGATCTGGTGGCTTATCTGAATGATGAAAACATCATCAATATCATTGCTCATCCCCTCTACAGCGTGAATGACCGACTGACCATCAACCATTTTGAACAGATGCTTTTGCTGTTTAAAAACTTTGAACTCAACGGTGCCAGAAACGAAAGACAAAATCAGATTCTTACCCAGGTGCTCAGAAAACTCACTCCCATGGACATTGAACGACTGTCCAACCTTTATGATTACCAGCCCCTGTTCGATACACCATGGAAAAAAAACCTCACCGGCGGCTCTGATGACCACTCCGGCTTAAATATCGCCAGAACCTTCACGGCTGTAGATAATGCAACAAATCTTGACGCTTTTATGGCCGGCATCCTCAACGGCAAATCCCGGGCCGTGTCTGATCCGTCCACGCCCCAGACCATGGCCCATAACCTCTACGGTATTGCCTATCAGTTTTACGCCAACCGGTTCAACCTTGGGCGCCACACAGGCAAAGACCAGCTGCTCAAATTTCTTGACCAGTCCCTGATGCCGGTGTCCAGAGTGGATAACGGGATTATGTCGCGATTTTACTCCTTTCTAAGCAAACGTAAAAACTGCCGGGATAATACCAAATCCGCTTCCATGAAAAATCTGATCAGAAAGGAGACCGAACGCCTATTTGCGGAAAATCCGGACCTGATGAATATTGCCAGGGCCCAGTCAAAAAAAATACGCCTTGGCGCGTCCCTGGAAAAGCAGGAACAGCACAGGGAAAAATTATGGTTTGATTTTGTCAACCAACTTTCAAACAAAGTGTTGTCCCACACAGGCGACCTTTTGCTTGGCCAGGCCTCCGGGGCCAACCTGTTCAACATATTCCAGACCATTGGTTCCGTGGGCGGACTTTACTCTCTTTTAGCCCCTTACTTTGTGGCCTTTGTCCATTTTGCCAAGGACAATGAAATTAATACAGCAGTCCTTAACCGGTTTGCCGGATACAGAAACGGGATGAAGACACCCAAATCCAAGGTCAAGCTCGGGCATTTCACAGACACTTTTTACGATGTCAACGGTGTGGCCCAGACCCTTCAACAACAGGTACAGGCCGCATTAAAAAACGACAAACATCTGACCATCATTACCTGTGATGCCCAGGCTGAACAAACAGGGGACGGGGTGAAAAACTTCACACCCATGGGCGTTTATGAAATCCCGGAATATACGGAACAAAAAATGTATTACCCACCGTTTCTGGAGATGCTGAATTATTGCTACCACCAGGGGTTCACCCATATCCACTCCGCCACACCCGGCCCCATTGGCCTGGCAGCCCTGGCCATTGCAAAGCTCCTGAAGCGGCCTTTGACCGCCACCTACCATACCCAGTTTCCCCAATATGCCCAGTATCTGACCGGGGATGATTTTATCGAAGGGCTCACCTGGAAATTCATGATTTGGTATTACGACCAGATGGATCAGATTTATGTTTCCAGTCAGAATTCCTTTGACGAGCTCACGGAGCGGGGCATTAAGGCCGAAAAAATTCGCATCATGCCCCGGGGCATCAACACGGAAATCTTTCATCCCTCAAAACACTGCGACATCCTGACTTCCAATTTCGGGGTTAATGAAGATGCGTTGAAATTTCTTTATGTGGGCCGGGTCTCCAAGGAAAAAAACCTGCCGCTTCTGGTGGATGCATTCAAAACGCTTTGTACGACCAGTAACAAGGTGCACCTCACTGTCGTGGGAGACGGTCCCTATGCCGATGAAATGAAAAGCATGCTCAAAGATTATCCCGTGACCTTTACCGGTTATCTTTCCGGTGAGCCCTTGTGCCGGGTATATGCGTCAGCAGATCTTTTTGTATTCCCCTCCACCACGGACACCTTTGGCAATGTGGTGTTGGAAGCCCAGGCTTCGGGCCTTCCCGTCATCGTGTCGGACCTGGGCGGTCCCTGCGAAAACATGCTGGATCGTGAGACCGGAATTATCGTTAAAAGTGACGATGGTACAGCCCTTTTATCGGCCATGCAGGAACTTATAATCAAGCCCGGGTTGCGCAGTCAAATGTCCCAGCGGGCCCGGGAATACATGGAAGACAGATCCTTTGAAAACGCATTTATACAATCCTGGAAATTCTACAAAAAGATGGATACCCCGGCGTCTGTGGAAAAATTTTCAAAGGCCGTATGA
- a CDS encoding pyruvate carboxylase, which yields MKPKTLEQVLAENKGKPILVANRGIPARRLCRSISEMEAISIMTATDVDKTSPSTGSAQELMLLGEDPTSYLDIDRIIEKAKRRGVIAIHPGWGFAAEDADFPLKCEEAGIPFIGPAHDAMRRLGNKVAVRKLATELGVPVIPGTEDAVTLEEARAFAPKIGYPIMLKAEGGGGGRGIYEVYSEEEFESAFVKASTFAQASFGNPKLFMERLLTNVRHIEIQIAADQHGNVFAFDERDCTVQRNHQKLVEMTPSPWPGMTEELRCKLKEYSIKLIKHVNYYSLATVEFLVDMDGTPYLIEVNTRLQVEHGITECRYGVDLVAEQIAIAFGATLSFNQEETKPYQHAMQVRINCEDPQNNFSPNAGLITRHAPPGGTGVRLNTCISTGYQFPSQYDSAATLLMAFGRSWNKCVKVMRRALREYHIGGVKTTIPFHRQILEHPLFNSGMYDTNFIEKTPELMKYVDQAPETVRLSRLVAEISAKGYNEFVQLSEYRGRDDKRVGPFNPVFPPKGHNNFVHPYPSGDCQDILDFVRDSGYIHFTDTTTRDMTQSNSGNRFRLAEDRLVGPYLDKCGFFSMENGGGAHFHVAMLANMTYPFTEAAEWNEFAPQTLKQILVRSTNILGYKPQPRNLMRKTGEMICAHYDVIRCFDFLNHIENMRPFAEVAMDSKTNIFEPAISLSFAEGFDVNHYLSVTDEILSMVAAVSGLTKNKALRTMILGLKDMAGVCPPRFIRELVGAIRKKYPELIMHYHRHYTDGLFVPAVGAAAQAGANIVDTGIGSSVRWYGQGDVLSTAAYIEEELGLKTNLNKDMIRSCNFMLKQIMPYYDRYCSPYFKGIDYDVVEHGMPGGATSSSQEGAMKQGYIHLLPHMLEFLKGTRKITRYHDVTPGSQITWNTAFLAVTGAYQRGGEKAVQRLLDTLKAVNTIPERDLPSEIKAARLELYRDSNDAFQNLLQGHFGKLPLGFPPDWVYESAFGENYQEAIAGRTTESPLNTLEDIDLKAERIKLKDLIHREPTEEEFVLYLNHPGDALKTFEFTAKFSNPNNIPVDVWFEGLEVGVEKEFTDSTGKPHEMIILDISPPKATGHCVVRYLFDSEVFIYKVKVSEPTGKGFESIEMCDVCNICHIAAPSNGDLWVMYANEGDVIQKGQELFNISIMKQEKAVLSPVDGIVKRVLKTANYLETKKMVPVVNGELLVELSPISDTCVNCKCPIDIDHQKFCSICGQKLC from the coding sequence ATGAAACCAAAAACCCTTGAACAAGTTCTGGCTGAAAATAAGGGGAAACCCATTCTCGTTGCAAACCGGGGTATTCCTGCCCGTCGACTCTGCCGTTCAATCTCGGAGATGGAAGCCATCTCAATCATGACTGCAACTGATGTCGATAAAACGTCCCCGTCTACCGGCAGTGCTCAAGAACTGATGCTGTTAGGGGAAGATCCTACGTCTTATCTGGATATTGACCGGATTATTGAAAAAGCTAAAAGACGAGGTGTTATTGCCATTCACCCCGGTTGGGGATTTGCAGCGGAGGATGCCGACTTTCCGCTGAAATGTGAAGAAGCCGGTATTCCTTTTATCGGTCCGGCGCATGATGCCATGCGACGTCTGGGCAACAAAGTTGCCGTGCGTAAACTGGCCACGGAACTGGGTGTTCCGGTCATCCCCGGGACGGAAGATGCCGTCACACTGGAAGAGGCCCGTGCCTTTGCTCCAAAAATCGGTTATCCGATCATGCTCAAAGCTGAAGGCGGCGGTGGTGGCCGGGGAATCTACGAAGTGTATTCCGAAGAAGAATTCGAATCCGCTTTTGTCAAAGCATCGACATTTGCCCAGGCGTCTTTCGGCAATCCCAAGCTGTTCATGGAAAGACTGCTGACCAACGTGCGTCATATTGAAATTCAGATTGCCGCCGATCAGCACGGCAATGTTTTTGCTTTTGATGAAAGGGACTGCACGGTTCAAAGAAACCATCAGAAACTGGTCGAAATGACCCCTTCCCCCTGGCCGGGCATGACCGAAGAACTTCGCTGCAAACTCAAAGAGTATTCGATCAAACTGATCAAGCATGTAAATTACTATTCTCTGGCAACGGTTGAATTTCTCGTGGATATGGATGGAACGCCCTACCTCATTGAGGTCAACACACGGCTTCAGGTCGAACACGGAATTACGGAATGCCGCTACGGTGTGGACCTTGTGGCTGAACAGATCGCAATTGCCTTTGGTGCGACGCTCAGTTTCAACCAAGAAGAGACTAAACCCTACCAGCATGCTATGCAGGTCAGAATCAACTGTGAAGATCCCCAGAACAATTTTTCACCCAATGCCGGTCTCATAACGCGGCATGCACCGCCGGGCGGTACCGGTGTCCGGCTCAATACCTGTATCAGTACAGGATACCAATTTCCATCCCAGTATGACTCGGCCGCGACCCTGCTGATGGCTTTTGGCCGCAGCTGGAACAAATGCGTCAAGGTTATGCGGCGCGCCCTGCGTGAGTATCATATCGGCGGAGTGAAGACGACCATCCCATTTCATCGTCAGATTCTCGAGCATCCGCTTTTCAATTCAGGTATGTATGATACCAACTTCATTGAAAAAACACCGGAACTGATGAAATATGTTGATCAGGCACCGGAAACCGTCAGGCTGTCCCGTCTGGTGGCTGAAATTTCGGCCAAGGGATATAACGAGTTTGTCCAGTTAAGCGAATACCGCGGGCGGGATGACAAACGGGTCGGGCCTTTCAATCCGGTTTTTCCCCCTAAAGGGCACAACAACTTTGTCCATCCGTATCCTAGTGGAGACTGCCAGGATATTCTGGATTTCGTTCGGGACAGCGGTTATATTCATTTTACGGATACAACGACCCGTGACATGACCCAGTCCAACAGTGGAAACCGCTTCCGCCTGGCCGAGGACAGGCTGGTCGGACCCTATCTGGATAAATGCGGTTTCTTCTCCATGGAAAACGGCGGGGGTGCCCATTTCCATGTGGCGATGCTGGCCAACATGACCTACCCGTTTACCGAAGCCGCAGAGTGGAATGAATTTGCACCCCAAACGCTCAAGCAGATTCTGGTCCGCTCCACCAATATACTGGGATACAAACCCCAGCCGCGCAATCTAATGCGTAAGACCGGTGAAATGATCTGCGCGCATTATGATGTGATTCGCTGCTTTGATTTTTTAAATCACATTGAAAATATGCGCCCCTTTGCCGAAGTGGCCATGGATTCCAAAACCAATATTTTCGAGCCTGCCATTTCCCTTTCTTTTGCAGAGGGTTTCGACGTAAATCATTATCTGTCGGTGACTGATGAAATTTTGTCGATGGTCGCCGCAGTTTCCGGCCTGACAAAGAATAAAGCGCTTCGCACGATGATATTGGGTCTCAAGGACATGGCCGGTGTATGCCCGCCCAGATTTATCCGGGAACTTGTGGGCGCAATTCGCAAAAAATATCCTGAACTTATCATGCATTACCATCGTCATTATACCGACGGATTGTTTGTTCCGGCCGTGGGTGCGGCGGCCCAAGCCGGCGCCAACATCGTGGACACCGGAATCGGCTCATCCGTCCGCTGGTATGGCCAGGGAGATGTTCTTTCGACAGCAGCCTACATCGAAGAGGAACTCGGCCTTAAAACCAACCTGAATAAAGACATGATCCGTTCCTGCAACTTCATGCTCAAACAAATCATGCCGTACTATGACCGCTACTGTTCGCCCTATTTCAAAGGCATTGATTATGATGTCGTCGAACACGGCATGCCGGGCGGCGCGACCTCTTCTTCCCAGGAAGGTGCCATGAAACAGGGGTATATCCATCTTCTGCCGCATATGCTGGAATTTTTGAAAGGAACACGCAAAATCACGCGTTATCATGATGTGACACCGGGCTCTCAAATCACCTGGAATACCGCATTCCTGGCTGTCACCGGAGCTTATCAGCGCGGCGGTGAAAAAGCGGTTCAGCGTCTGCTGGATACCCTCAAAGCCGTCAATACCATCCCTGAAAGAGATCTGCCCAGTGAAATCAAGGCGGCACGACTAGAACTGTACCGCGACAGCAATGACGCCTTCCAGAATCTGCTGCAGGGCCATTTCGGTAAACTGCCGCTGGGTTTCCCGCCGGACTGGGTTTATGAAAGCGCATTCGGCGAAAATTATCAGGAGGCCATTGCCGGTCGGACAACGGAATCACCGTTGAATACGCTGGAAGATATTGATCTTAAGGCAGAACGTATCAAACTCAAAGATCTGATTCACCGGGAACCCACCGAGGAAGAATTTGTTCTATACCTGAATCATCCCGGAGATGCACTGAAAACCTTCGAGTTCACGGCAAAATTCAGCAATCCGAACAACATTCCGGTGGATGTCTGGTTTGAAGGTCTGGAAGTCGGTGTTGAAAAAGAATTTACGGACAGCACCGGCAAACCCCATGAGATGATCATTCTGGATATTTCCCCTCCCAAAGCAACCGGACACTGCGTGGTCCGTTACCTTTTCGATTCGGAAGTTTTTATTTACAAAGTTAAGGTCAGTGAGCCCACCGGCAAAGGATTCGAATCCATCGAAATGTGTGATGTCTGCAATATTTGTCATATTGCGGCGCCGAGCAACGGGGATCTGTGGGTCATGTATGCCAATGAAGGGGACGTCATCCAGAAAGGCCAAGAGCTTTTCAATATCTCTATCATGAAGCAGGAAAAAGCCGTTCTTTCACCGGTTGACGGCATTGTCAAACGAGTTCTGAAAACAGCCAATTACCTGGAAACCAAAAAGATGGTCCCGGTTGTCAACGGTGAACTTCTCGTGGAGCTTTCACCCATATCGGATACCTGTGTGAACTGTAAATGTCCCATTGATATCGATCACCAGAAATTCTGTTCGATCTGTGGACAAAAACTCTGTTAA
- a CDS encoding biotin--[acetyl-CoA-carboxylase] ligase yields the protein MTRPALTMHPDQIAKRHPLWMKDIETFGPWEHIHRQDFSPAVQGSVWYPSADATKSTPTILICDQYGSSMDPAWDLLSRQAIQTWDSVIVTEQTAGRGQFRRNWVSPVGNLYASWVWPEFSGSNSANAYQENLLPLVAAYIVARGLELLGIDVQIKWPNDLLYKNRKIGGILIEQRNKKIIVGIGINMASAPSLRTTGPETFMAATCLSKEGFDISPLKVWFHLVESGIHCFEMLIKQIQPSEFIHLLTDRLAWRGKHVHILKNGEGVCSAIIIGIAENGGLLIKKNAKTEVLHSGRILTVE from the coding sequence ATGACGCGCCCTGCACTGACGATGCATCCTGACCAGATTGCAAAGCGGCATCCACTGTGGATGAAAGATATCGAAACGTTCGGTCCATGGGAACATATACACCGGCAGGACTTTTCCCCGGCAGTCCAAGGTTCTGTCTGGTATCCATCCGCTGACGCAACGAAGAGTACACCGACGATTCTAATCTGTGATCAGTACGGTTCCAGCATGGATCCGGCCTGGGATCTTCTGAGCCGCCAGGCAATCCAGACCTGGGACTCGGTCATCGTCACCGAGCAGACAGCCGGCAGAGGACAGTTCCGGCGCAACTGGGTGTCACCCGTCGGAAATCTTTATGCATCCTGGGTGTGGCCCGAATTTTCCGGCAGTAACAGTGCCAATGCGTATCAGGAAAATTTATTACCCCTTGTCGCCGCGTATATTGTCGCCCGAGGTCTTGAATTGCTGGGTATCGATGTCCAGATAAAATGGCCGAACGATCTTTTATATAAAAACCGAAAAATCGGCGGTATTTTAATTGAGCAGCGCAATAAAAAAATCATTGTCGGAATCGGGATCAATATGGCTTCGGCACCGTCTTTGCGAACAACCGGCCCCGAAACATTCATGGCGGCGACCTGTCTATCTAAAGAAGGATTTGATATCTCACCGCTGAAGGTCTGGTTTCACCTGGTGGAATCAGGCATCCATTGTTTCGAGATGTTGATCAAGCAGATCCAACCATCCGAATTTATACACCTCCTTACCGACCGTCTGGCATGGCGCGGCAAGCACGTCCATATTCTGAAAAATGGAGAGGGGGTTTGTTCGGCAATCATTATCGGCATTGCTGAAAATGGCGGGCTACTGATAAAAAAAAATGCCAAAACAGAGGTCCTCCATTCCGGAAGAATTTTAACGGTTGAATAA
- a CDS encoding ParA family protein: MRYNGNVYSFSLYLLIRNDQEAMAHISVSPIYENLYQVIDKYDKNYDFTIIDTPPHDNEVVTVCSDLIIIPVQDSPLDIGSTKTTVDLINEAKKLNPHIAPYFLLSRIQQIRSWRVSLRKY; this comes from the coding sequence ATGCGTTACAACGGTAACGTATATTCTTTTTCCCTATATTTATTAATTCGCAACGATCAGGAGGCAATGGCGCATATCAGCGTTTCACCCATTTACGAAAATCTGTATCAGGTCATTGATAAGTATGATAAGAATTACGATTTTACCATTATTGATACGCCACCCCATGATAATGAAGTTGTAACGGTATGTTCCGATCTTATCATCATTCCCGTACAGGATTCTCCGCTTGATATCGGCAGTACAAAAACAACGGTAGACCTGATCAACGAAGCCAAAAAACTTAATCCGCACATTGCGCCCTATTTCCTGCTCAGCCGTATTCAGCAAATTCGGTCATGGCGCGTGAGCTTGCGCAAGTATTAA
- a CDS encoding lysophospholipid acyltransferase family protein — protein MMKKKFRRFLYYYLFPYAGLFLVRLLSATYRIRIVDPGNEQDILKARGRVVYASWHQRFFPGITFFSTRKPIAIMISQSRDGEMAARAVTIMGWRAVRGSSSRGGGQALESIKRLIVQGYKVGHIVDGPQGPFGMVKPGLIRIAQYADLPIVPTITSGQNRWVFNSWDRFMVPKPFSRVMIRFGSPIHVPRDMGPGGFAQMQTHVAKILKQLYEDTDAVWQDDARVKEIFG, from the coding sequence ATGATGAAAAAGAAATTCAGACGTTTTCTATATTACTATCTGTTTCCCTATGCGGGCTTGTTTCTTGTCAGGCTTTTATCAGCCACCTACCGGATCAGGATTGTAGATCCCGGCAATGAACAGGACATTTTAAAGGCCAGGGGCAGGGTGGTTTATGCCTCATGGCATCAGCGATTTTTTCCGGGGATCACCTTTTTTTCAACCCGGAAGCCCATTGCCATTATGATTTCCCAGAGTCGTGACGGTGAGATGGCGGCCCGGGCTGTGACTATTATGGGTTGGCGGGCTGTGAGGGGCTCTTCATCCCGTGGGGGCGGGCAGGCCCTTGAATCCATTAAACGCCTGATCGTGCAGGGCTACAAGGTCGGGCATATCGTGGATGGCCCCCAGGGACCGTTCGGCATGGTGAAACCAGGTTTGATTCGCATAGCCCAGTATGCGGATTTACCCATTGTGCCCACCATTACCTCCGGGCAGAATCGGTGGGTTTTCAATTCCTGGGACCGTTTCATGGTGCCCAAGCCCTTTTCCCGGGTGATGATCCGATTTGGTTCTCCTATCCATGTGCCCCGGGACATGGGGCCGGGCGGATTTGCGCAGATGCAGACGCATGTGGCTAAAATCCTTAAGCAACTCTATGAGGATACGGATGCTGTCTGGCAGGATGACGCACGTGTAAAAGAAATCTTTGGGTAA
- a CDS encoding LexA family transcriptional regulator produces MTENKVDVLIRRIMNATGISSQAELAKELGINRSGITHARNKNHIPDNWIIKLFRRFRVNPDWVETGKGPVFFDQKHTNNGSDFRRIPKVVARLSAGTGSFECDPDISQFLSFPASWLARKGSAAAMVAMEVFGQSMEPLIREGDTVLIDQSQTRIMAGAIYAVGVDDTILVKRLEKHPDALVLCSDNKDFSPIHLDIHALEKVRVLGRVIWSCREYR; encoded by the coding sequence GTGACGGAAAATAAAGTGGATGTATTGATCAGGCGAATCATGAACGCCACCGGGATTTCGTCCCAGGCGGAACTTGCCAAGGAGCTTGGTATCAACAGATCGGGGATTACCCATGCCAGAAACAAAAATCATATTCCTGATAACTGGATTATCAAGCTGTTCAGGCGGTTCAGGGTAAATCCAGATTGGGTGGAGACAGGTAAAGGCCCTGTTTTTTTTGATCAGAAACATACGAATAACGGGAGTGATTTTCGCCGGATTCCAAAGGTTGTCGCCCGTCTGTCTGCAGGCACAGGTTCCTTTGAATGTGATCCGGATATCTCACAGTTTCTCTCATTTCCCGCTTCCTGGCTTGCCCGTAAAGGGTCTGCAGCTGCCATGGTGGCCATGGAAGTGTTTGGCCAGAGCATGGAACCTTTGATCCGAGAGGGCGATACCGTTTTAATTGATCAGTCCCAGACCCGTATCATGGCCGGTGCCATTTATGCCGTGGGTGTGGATGATACCATTCTTGTTAAACGGCTGGAAAAACATCCGGATGCTTTGGTCCTGTGCAGTGATAACAAGGATTTTTCACCCATCCATTTAGATATTCATGCCCTTGAAAAGGTCCGGGTGCTTGGGCGGGTGATCTGGAGTTGCCGGGAATACAGGTAG
- a CDS encoding acyl-CoA dehydratase activase translates to MICAGIDIGSRSIELVLVENQKVIETRQTDTGFDPISQAKKVMEGIKFDKIMATGYGRNLFELAYDDALTVTEIKAHAAGVRLEFPEALAILDIGGQDSKSIRLNEQGRVMKFEMNDRCAAGTGKFLEIMAQNLGFALDEFGPAALAAQKDLQINSMCTVFAESEVTSLIAKGQDRQEIARGLHLSVVKRAVGMLNRVGAQGPIVFSGGVAQNPCMVKMVSDALAKEILVPESPQMMGALGAAMIMDARG, encoded by the coding sequence ATGATTTGCGCAGGCATTGATATTGGATCCAGAAGCATTGAGCTGGTACTGGTTGAAAACCAAAAGGTTATTGAAACCCGCCAGACCGATACCGGATTTGACCCCATTTCCCAGGCTAAAAAAGTGATGGAAGGGATAAAATTTGACAAAATAATGGCCACAGGTTACGGACGCAATCTTTTTGAACTGGCGTATGATGATGCATTAACGGTCACGGAAATCAAAGCCCATGCCGCAGGTGTCCGGCTTGAATTCCCTGAGGCCCTTGCCATTCTAGACATTGGCGGCCAGGACAGTAAATCCATCCGGCTCAACGAACAGGGCCGGGTGATGAAATTTGAAATGAATGACCGATGTGCGGCAGGTACAGGTAAATTTCTTGAAATCATGGCACAAAATCTGGGATTTGCCCTGGATGAATTTGGTCCGGCCGCTCTTGCGGCCCAAAAAGATCTTCAAATCAACAGCATGTGCACCGTCTTTGCAGAGTCTGAAGTGACATCGCTCATTGCCAAGGGCCAGGACCGACAGGAAATTGCCCGGGGCCTTCACTTAAGTGTGGTCAAGCGTGCTGTGGGCATGCTGAACCGCGTGGGGGCCCAGGGACCAATTGTATTTTCCGGCGGGGTGGCACAAAACCCATGCATGGTAAAAATGGTGTCAGATGCCCTTGCAAAAGAGATCCTTGTCCCCGAATCCCCCCAGATGATGGGCGCCTTGGGCGCAGCCATGATCATGGACGCAAGGGGATAA
- a CDS encoding double-cubane-cluster-containing anaerobic reductase: MSNDYAPMWESLGMDLKAHDALLDVLGQGYQDIYLAQKNRPEGMSYFDFVMSEVHGLRIKELLDEKKQNRKIIGSYCVFVPEEIVLAGGATLVGLCSGADFAIEDVEKHLPRNTCSLIKSSFGFKLGRVCPYLESADMIVGENTCDGKKKAYETFAGMVDNLYVMDLPQVKSSQGRSLLKKEFERFKTAVEELTGNKITVDTLKEGIKVVNAKRAALHRLATLRKADPVPISGLDALLANQVFFYDNPARFTESVNKICDELEVRIKENQGVFPAKTPRILISGCPMAVPNWKLPWIIETSGAVIVGEESCVGERGTRNLTDDSGQSLDELMEAVTDRYFKVDCAIFTPNQKRSDHIVEMAKAYGANGVIHYGLQFCQPYIMESIPVENTLENLGIPCMRIETDYGMEDMGQLKTRVEAFIEQISD; the protein is encoded by the coding sequence ATGAGTAACGATTATGCCCCCATGTGGGAAAGCCTTGGCATGGATTTAAAAGCCCATGACGCATTGCTCGACGTTCTGGGGCAAGGATACCAGGACATTTACCTGGCCCAAAAAAATCGTCCCGAAGGTATGAGCTACTTTGATTTTGTCATGAGCGAGGTTCATGGGTTGCGAATCAAAGAACTTCTGGACGAAAAAAAACAAAATCGCAAAATCATCGGCAGCTATTGTGTGTTTGTCCCCGAAGAGATCGTTCTTGCCGGCGGTGCCACCCTGGTCGGGTTATGTTCCGGTGCGGACTTTGCCATTGAAGATGTGGAAAAACATCTGCCCAGAAACACCTGCTCATTGATTAAGTCTTCCTTTGGCTTCAAACTTGGCCGGGTCTGTCCCTACCTTGAAAGTGCGGACATGATTGTTGGAGAAAACACCTGTGACGGCAAAAAAAAAGCATACGAAACCTTTGCCGGTATGGTAGACAATCTCTATGTTATGGACCTGCCCCAGGTTAAATCCAGCCAGGGACGTTCGTTGCTCAAAAAAGAATTTGAACGGTTCAAAACAGCCGTGGAGGAATTGACCGGCAACAAAATCACCGTGGATACCCTTAAAGAGGGAATTAAGGTGGTCAATGCTAAACGCGCGGCACTGCACCGGCTGGCAACTTTGAGAAAGGCAGATCCCGTACCCATTTCAGGCCTTGACGCACTTTTGGCCAATCAGGTTTTCTTTTATGACAATCCAGCCCGATTTACCGAATCCGTGAACAAAATATGTGACGAACTTGAGGTACGCATCAAGGAAAACCAGGGCGTATTTCCTGCCAAAACCCCTAGAATTCTTATATCCGGCTGTCCCATGGCCGTACCCAACTGGAAACTGCCATGGATCATTGAAACCAGCGGTGCTGTCATCGTGGGCGAGGAATCCTGCGTGGGCGAACGGGGCACCCGGAATTTGACCGATGATTCAGGACAAAGCCTGGATGAATTGATGGAAGCCGTCACAGACCGGTATTTCAAAGTGGACTGCGCTATTTTTACCCCCAACCAGAAAAGAAGCGACCATATTGTTGAAATGGCCAAAGCCTATGGCGCAAACGGTGTGATCCATTATGGTCTGCAGTTCTGTCAGCCCTATATTATGGAATCCATCCCTGTGGAAAATACACTTGAGAATTTGGGCATTCCATGTATGAGGATTGAAACCGATTACGGCATGGAGGACATGGGGCAGCTTAAGACCCGGGTGGAAGCTTTTATCGAACAAATCTCAGACTAA